Proteins encoded by one window of Tunturibacter psychrotolerans:
- the nrfD gene encoding NrfD/PsrC family molybdoenzyme membrane anchor subunit → MATKGPMQDPIVDPMIDPRTGEYAVIAPGHNFRSITQKIAGIVLTSNTPLGWFFGLMVGGGVAMGVVVGCTWLFLKGVGIWGVTIPGAWGFAIINFVWWIGIGHAGTLISAILLLFKQTWRNSINRFAEAMTIFAVVCAGTFPLIHVGRPWLAYWLFPYPNTMNVWPQFRSPLAWDVFAVSTYASISIIFWYIGMIPDFGTLRDRATMPAAKYFYGMLSLGWRGSTRHWIRYESASLLLAGLSTPLVLSVHTVISFDFAVAALAGWHTTIFPPYFVAGAVYSGFAMVLTLAIPIRKFYHMEDLVTLRHLDNMAKVMLATGSIVAYGYGMEVFMAWFSASHWEFFMMWNRMFGPMGWAYWILILTNIAIPLTTLWSRKLRVNVTFLFILSLIVNTGMWFERFVIVVTSLYREYLPSSWGTYRATKWDYMIYVGTMGLFTFLFFLFVRFLPMIPMSEIRMMLPQTKVTRGGPDAETVSKETV, encoded by the coding sequence ATGGCGACCAAAGGACCCATGCAGGACCCGATCGTCGATCCTATGATCGACCCGCGTACTGGCGAATATGCGGTTATCGCGCCGGGCCATAACTTCAGGTCGATCACGCAGAAAATCGCGGGAATCGTGCTGACATCGAACACTCCGCTGGGCTGGTTCTTCGGCCTGATGGTGGGCGGCGGCGTGGCGATGGGAGTGGTGGTTGGCTGCACCTGGCTGTTCCTGAAGGGCGTCGGAATCTGGGGCGTCACGATTCCGGGCGCTTGGGGATTCGCCATCATCAACTTCGTCTGGTGGATTGGTATCGGCCACGCGGGTACGCTGATCTCGGCGATTCTGCTCTTGTTCAAACAGACCTGGCGAAATTCGATCAATCGGTTCGCGGAAGCGATGACGATCTTTGCGGTGGTCTGCGCGGGAACCTTCCCGCTCATTCACGTTGGCCGTCCGTGGCTGGCTTACTGGCTCTTCCCTTACCCGAACACGATGAATGTCTGGCCGCAGTTCCGCAGCCCCTTGGCGTGGGACGTGTTTGCGGTTTCGACGTATGCGTCGATCTCGATCATCTTCTGGTATATCGGGATGATTCCCGACTTCGGGACGCTGCGTGACCGCGCGACGATGCCGGCGGCAAAGTACTTCTATGGGATGCTGTCGTTGGGTTGGCGCGGTTCGACTCGGCACTGGATCCGATATGAGTCGGCTTCCCTGCTGTTGGCGGGTCTTTCAACGCCTCTGGTGCTCTCGGTACACACCGTCATCAGCTTCGACTTCGCCGTGGCTGCGCTGGCGGGCTGGCACACGACGATCTTCCCGCCTTACTTCGTTGCGGGCGCTGTGTATTCAGGTTTTGCGATGGTGCTGACGCTGGCGATTCCGATCCGCAAGTTCTACCACATGGAAGATCTGGTGACGTTGCGCCACCTGGACAACATGGCGAAGGTCATGCTGGCGACGGGTTCGATCGTGGCCTATGGGTATGGCATGGAAGTCTTCATGGCGTGGTTTTCGGCCAGCCATTGGGAGTTTTTCATGATGTGGAATCGTATGTTCGGGCCGATGGGCTGGGCGTACTGGATCCTGATCCTGACCAACATCGCGATTCCGCTGACGACGCTGTGGTCGCGTAAGCTTCGGGTGAATGTGACGTTTCTGTTTATCCTTTCGCTCATCGTGAATACGGGCATGTGGTTCGAGCGCTTCGTGATCGTTGTAACAAGTCTCTATCGCGAGTACCTGCCTTCGAGCTGGGGAACGTATCGTGCGACCAAGTGGGACTACATGATCTACGTGGGAACGATGGGTCTGTTTACATTCCTGTTCTTCCTGTTTGTCCGCTTCCTGCCAATGATTCCAATGTCCGAAATTCGGATGATGCTGCCGCAGACGAAGGTTACGCGCGGCGGACCCGACGCTGAAACAGTCAGTAAGGAGACAGTCTGA
- a CDS encoding DUF3341 domain-containing protein, with product MPPREGTYGLLAEFNTPSELVHATEEARHAGYRRMECYTPYPVEEAAEALHFHKTSVPLVCLIGGLMGVTTAFLMETWINVWAYPLNIAGRPLFSWPAFIIPAYEWTILFAGFSAALGMIALNGLPQLYHPVFNAPNFRNGATTDKFFLCIEAVDPKFSLAETRTFLEQFPAVSVVEVDH from the coding sequence ATGCCGCCCCGCGAAGGAACTTACGGATTGCTCGCCGAGTTCAATACGCCCAGTGAACTAGTGCATGCCACGGAAGAGGCGCGCCATGCGGGCTATCGCCGTATGGAGTGCTATACGCCTTACCCGGTGGAAGAGGCAGCCGAGGCGCTGCACTTCCACAAGACGAGCGTGCCGCTTGTGTGCCTGATTGGCGGTTTGATGGGCGTGACGACCGCGTTTCTGATGGAGACCTGGATCAACGTCTGGGCCTATCCATTGAATATTGCCGGCCGCCCACTTTTCTCGTGGCCAGCATTCATCATTCCGGCGTATGAGTGGACGATTTTATTTGCGGGCTTCTCTGCGGCGCTCGGAATGATTGCCCTGAACGGTTTGCCACAGCTCTATCATCCGGTCTTCAACGCGCCGAACTTTAGAAACGGTGCGACAACGGACAAGTTTTTCCTGTGCATCGAAGCGGTCGATCCCAAGTTCTCACTCGCGGAGACGCGGACGTTCCTCGAGCAGTTCCCTGCGGTTTCCGTGGTGGAGGTGGATCATTAA
- a CDS encoding c-type cytochrome — protein sequence MRLTSRRFAFATAALSLLVVVGCRQDMHDQPKFFPQRGTDFYADGRSVRPQVENTVARSQLREDSYFYTGLVNGKEGDGMPFPATMQVLERGQERYNVYCTPCHSRVGNGIGMIVQRGYSKAGSFHSARLETAPLGHFFHVISNGYGSMPDYSSQIAPADRWAIVAYIKALQLSQKATQADVASGAHVEPLASIAEREGLPASFANEWVLPPTAVTGTPDNGLYVLPVPGVAGTTAVAPSHNNAVAPAAGSAGQTEPKQ from the coding sequence GTGAGATTGACATCCCGGCGGTTTGCATTCGCTACGGCGGCGTTGTCGTTGCTGGTTGTAGTGGGCTGTCGCCAGGATATGCACGACCAGCCAAAGTTCTTCCCCCAGCGCGGCACGGATTTTTATGCGGATGGCCGTTCGGTGCGCCCGCAGGTTGAGAACACGGTTGCGCGGAGCCAGCTGCGTGAGGACTCCTACTTCTATACGGGCCTGGTCAACGGAAAAGAGGGTGATGGTATGCCCTTCCCGGCGACGATGCAGGTGCTGGAGCGTGGACAGGAGCGTTACAACGTTTACTGCACGCCATGCCACTCACGTGTGGGCAACGGAATCGGAATGATTGTGCAGCGCGGCTACTCGAAGGCCGGTAGCTTCCATTCGGCCAGGCTTGAGACCGCGCCGCTGGGGCACTTCTTTCATGTGATCTCGAACGGCTATGGCTCAATGCCGGACTATTCCTCGCAGATCGCGCCGGCGGACCGTTGGGCGATTGTGGCGTACATCAAGGCTTTGCAGTTGAGCCAGAAGGCGACACAGGCGGATGTTGCGTCGGGCGCACATGTTGAGCCGCTTGCAAGCATCGCAGAGCGAGAGGGTTTACCTGCCTCCTTTGCGAACGAGTGGGTACTGCCGCCGACAGCTGTGACCGGCACGCCTGACAATGGACTGTATGTGCTTCCGGTTCCCGGAGTTGCTGGAACGACCGCTGTTGCACCGTCTCATAACAACGCAGTTGCTCCGGCCGCTGGATCTGCCGGACAAACCGAACCGAAGCAGTAA
- a CDS encoding SCO family protein translates to MWAGRTIRGGWQAAILCGALLCAPVFAQVSSYGDKQSGENAGDQLPQVLQKVGVSQHLNQQLPLDASFVDDTGKTVRLGDYFGKHPAILSLVYYNCPMLCSEELDGLTGALEMVKLTPGKDFDVVIISIDPSETPETAAAKKAFYVKRYGRPETAAGWHFLTGQRPAIDAVTNAVGFGYVKVPGPDGKLTQFAHASSIEIVTTDGKLAQYYLGVEYSPKDMLLGLIDASGNKIGSPVANILTYCYHYDPQTNKHSLRVVRVVQFGGMVTVAGLGGFMFLMFRRDVNPARKHDLTKKDNG, encoded by the coding sequence ATGTGGGCAGGGCGAACAATTCGGGGTGGATGGCAGGCGGCGATTCTTTGTGGCGCTCTGCTGTGTGCTCCTGTGTTCGCGCAGGTCTCAAGCTATGGCGATAAGCAGAGCGGCGAAAATGCAGGCGACCAGTTGCCGCAGGTGCTCCAAAAGGTTGGGGTTTCGCAGCATTTGAATCAGCAACTTCCGTTGGATGCGTCTTTTGTGGACGACACGGGGAAGACTGTCAGGCTAGGGGATTATTTTGGGAAGCACCCTGCGATTCTTTCGCTGGTCTACTACAACTGTCCGATGCTGTGTTCCGAGGAGCTGGATGGCCTGACGGGCGCGCTCGAAATGGTGAAGCTGACACCGGGCAAAGATTTTGATGTGGTCATTATTAGCATCGATCCAAGCGAAACTCCGGAGACTGCAGCAGCGAAAAAAGCTTTCTATGTGAAGCGTTACGGGCGTCCGGAAACCGCTGCCGGCTGGCATTTCCTTACGGGACAGAGACCGGCCATCGATGCAGTCACAAATGCCGTCGGTTTTGGGTATGTCAAGGTTCCGGGGCCCGATGGAAAGCTGACACAGTTTGCCCACGCGAGCTCAATCGAGATTGTTACGACCGACGGGAAGTTGGCCCAGTACTACCTAGGAGTTGAGTATTCACCGAAGGACATGCTGCTGGGGCTGATCGACGCTTCGGGCAATAAGATTGGTTCCCCGGTCGCAAATATTTTGACCTATTGCTATCACTACGATCCGCAGACAAACAAACACTCCCTGAGAGTTGTGCGCGTTGTGCAGTTCGGCGGCATGGTGACGGTAGCAGGTTTAGGCGGCTTCATGTTTTTGATGTTCCGTAGAGATGTCAACCCGGCGCGGAAACACGACCTGACGAAGAAAGATAATGGATAA
- the coxB gene encoding cytochrome c oxidase subunit II, with the protein MHISPVLWQFLVKWLNASALFPREASTIAPYADALYFFLLLITVVGLTLVGILIFGFSIRYRKEKHPVAVQVEGSTLLEATWTIIPLALFLIVFVWGALLYFRIYNPPTNAMNIYVVGKQWMWKAEHAGGQHEINALHVPTGIPVQLTMISQDVFHSFSIPDFRVKREVIPGRYSTVWFQATTPGTYHIFCTQYCGTNHSAMIGEVTVLTPDDYAKWTQESTSGMSLAQNGERLFASMGCNACHSGSAAARGPNLAGVYGSKLQLTNGSQVLVNDAYLRDAILNPSQHITAGYAPIMPTYQGQISEDGLIDLVEYIKAMQTNYRVQQTLTTSTSNQAAPTTPGVVKP; encoded by the coding sequence ATGCATATCAGTCCAGTCCTGTGGCAATTTTTGGTGAAGTGGCTTAACGCTTCGGCGCTCTTTCCGCGCGAGGCTTCGACCATTGCGCCCTACGCTGACGCGCTCTATTTCTTCCTGCTGTTGATCACGGTGGTCGGCCTAACGCTGGTGGGCATCCTTATCTTCGGTTTCTCGATCCGCTACCGGAAGGAGAAGCACCCGGTGGCTGTTCAGGTGGAGGGCTCGACTCTGCTTGAGGCGACCTGGACCATCATTCCACTCGCTCTGTTTCTGATTGTGTTCGTATGGGGGGCACTGCTGTACTTCCGGATCTACAATCCTCCGACGAACGCGATGAATATCTACGTGGTCGGCAAGCAGTGGATGTGGAAGGCGGAGCATGCGGGCGGGCAGCATGAGATCAACGCGTTACACGTCCCGACTGGCATTCCTGTTCAGTTGACGATGATCTCCCAGGATGTGTTTCACAGTTTTTCTATTCCCGATTTCCGTGTGAAGCGCGAGGTGATTCCCGGACGCTACTCGACGGTCTGGTTTCAGGCGACGACTCCGGGGACCTACCATATCTTCTGCACACAATACTGCGGGACAAATCACTCGGCGATGATTGGCGAAGTCACGGTGTTGACCCCGGATGATTACGCCAAGTGGACGCAGGAATCCACCAGCGGCATGTCCCTGGCGCAGAACGGCGAGCGGCTCTTTGCCAGCATGGGCTGCAACGCTTGTCACTCTGGAAGCGCGGCTGCCCGTGGCCCGAACCTTGCGGGGGTTTACGGATCGAAACTGCAGTTGACGAATGGTTCGCAAGTACTGGTCAACGACGCTTACCTGCGTGACGCAATTTTGAATCCCTCGCAGCATATTACGGCTGGATATGCGCCGATCATGCCGACCTATCAGGGACAGATCAGTGAAGACGGCCTGATCGACCTGGTTGAGTACATCAAAGCTATGCAGACCAACTATCGTGTGCAGCAGACGCTGACCACGTCAACGTCGAACCAAGCGGCGCCGACAACGCCAGGGGTGGTGAAGCCATGA
- a CDS encoding cytochrome c oxidase subunit I, protein MSATSYTIVNLPDQRTATIPKRNYLNNEDGLLSWLFTGDHKRIAILYLISITFFFFIGGAFAGLIRLELLTPQPDLVASDTYNKFFSMHGIVMIFLFLVPSVPATLGNFLIPIMIGAKDLAFPKVNLLSWYLYWIGGLFTMAALVLGGVDTGWTFTTPLSTHYLNTHVVTAATGVFIIGFSSIFTGLNFIVTLHRMRAPGMTWFRLPLFCWSNYAASILMVLGTPVLAITLVLVALERLVGIGVFDPTKGGDPLLFQHLFWFYSHPAVYIMILPGMGVISEVISTFSRKRVFGYTAVAFSSVAIALFGFFVWAHHMFIMGVSNYSALVFSLLTMLVAVPSAIKIFNWAFTLQKGSITFETPMLYAFGFLGLFTIGGMTGVFLGALGMDIHLTETYFIVAHFHFVMVGGMLMAFLAGIHFWWPKMTGRMYPESLSKLAAVTTFIGFNLTFLPQFILGYLGMPRRYHAYPPEFQVLNVLSTAGATVLGVGYMLPLLYLGWSLKYGAIAGNNPWQATGLEWQIQSPPLTENFIETPVVDHEAYDYEWLEHKTAQEVTTVG, encoded by the coding sequence ATGAGTGCAACAAGTTACACAATTGTCAATTTGCCTGATCAGAGAACGGCAACGATTCCGAAGCGCAATTATTTGAACAATGAGGACGGGCTGCTGAGCTGGCTGTTCACCGGCGACCACAAGCGCATTGCGATCCTGTATCTTATCTCGATCACCTTCTTCTTTTTCATCGGCGGTGCATTTGCGGGTCTGATACGGCTCGAGCTTCTGACGCCTCAGCCTGATCTAGTGGCTTCGGACACCTACAACAAGTTTTTCTCGATGCATGGCATTGTGATGATCTTCCTCTTTCTGGTGCCTTCGGTGCCGGCAACGCTGGGGAATTTTCTGATACCGATCATGATCGGCGCGAAGGACCTGGCGTTCCCGAAGGTGAATCTGCTGAGCTGGTACCTGTACTGGATCGGTGGATTGTTCACGATGGCGGCGCTCGTTCTCGGCGGTGTCGATACCGGGTGGACATTTACAACTCCTCTTTCGACCCACTACCTAAACACACATGTGGTGACTGCTGCGACGGGAGTTTTCATTATCGGGTTCTCGTCGATCTTCACTGGATTGAATTTCATTGTTACGCTCCACCGGATGCGGGCGCCAGGGATGACGTGGTTCCGGCTGCCGCTCTTCTGCTGGTCGAACTACGCTGCGTCCATTCTGATGGTGCTCGGTACGCCGGTTCTCGCAATTACGCTGGTACTGGTAGCGCTCGAGAGGCTGGTTGGAATTGGCGTCTTCGATCCGACTAAGGGTGGCGATCCGCTGCTGTTCCAGCATCTCTTCTGGTTTTACTCGCACCCCGCTGTGTACATCATGATTCTTCCTGGTATGGGAGTGATCTCTGAAGTCATCAGTACGTTTAGCCGTAAGCGCGTCTTCGGTTATACGGCGGTCGCGTTCTCGTCCGTGGCGATCGCGTTGTTTGGTTTCTTCGTCTGGGCTCACCATATGTTCATCATGGGCGTGTCCAACTATTCGGCCCTGGTGTTCTCGTTGTTGACGATGCTTGTCGCGGTGCCCTCCGCGATCAAGATCTTCAATTGGGCGTTCACGCTGCAGAAGGGTTCGATCACGTTCGAAACTCCGATGCTTTATGCGTTTGGATTTCTGGGCCTGTTCACGATCGGTGGTATGACGGGAGTGTTCCTGGGCGCGCTGGGCATGGACATTCACCTAACGGAGACATACTTCATCGTTGCTCACTTTCACTTTGTGATGGTGGGGGGAATGCTGATGGCATTCCTTGCGGGTATTCACTTCTGGTGGCCGAAGATGACGGGCCGCATGTATCCCGAGTCACTTTCGAAGCTTGCGGCGGTCACGACCTTTATCGGATTCAACTTGACCTTCCTTCCGCAGTTCATCCTTGGCTACCTGGGGATGCCGCGACGCTACCACGCCTACCCGCCTGAGTTCCAGGTGTTGAATGTTCTTTCAACAGCGGGAGCGACGGTACTTGGTGTTGGTTATATGCTTCCGCTGCTTTATCTGGGTTGGTCGCTGAAGTACGGCGCGATCGCCGGTAACAATCCATGGCAGGCTACCGGTCTCGAGTGGCAGATTCAATCGCCACCACTGACCGAAAACTTTATCGAGACGCCGGTCGTTGATCATGAAGCTTATGATTACGAGTGGCTCGAACACAAGACTGCACAAGAGGTGACGACCGTTGGATAA
- a CDS encoding cytochrome c oxidase subunit 3 family protein: MDNAIVATRPHTHETAVAAEHEHVALPQHRHHFETKEQQREAATFGMWLFLLTEIMFFGGLFFAYLLYRNWYHDAFVVSSNQLSIPLGAANTAILISSGFFMALAVWAAEVQKKSLLVIFLVLTTVFGVAFLGIKAVEYHEKWEKHHIPGNHFDVSEFINPPVNPKTGKLTEKPLAPDMAQKTQVFFFLYFAMTGMHAFHMILGIGLLFWLTWRANRGEFSAGYVAPIENFGLYWHFVDIVWLFLFPLLYLINRHPGY; this comes from the coding sequence TTGGATAATGCGATCGTAGCTACGCGTCCCCATACGCACGAGACCGCAGTTGCGGCAGAACATGAACACGTTGCTCTTCCGCAGCACCGTCATCATTTTGAGACAAAAGAACAGCAGCGCGAGGCCGCCACATTTGGTATGTGGTTGTTCCTCCTCACCGAAATTATGTTCTTTGGCGGGCTCTTTTTTGCGTACCTGTTGTATCGCAACTGGTACCACGATGCGTTCGTCGTCTCTTCCAATCAGCTGAGTATCCCTTTGGGTGCGGCTAACACGGCGATCCTGATTAGCTCTGGCTTCTTCATGGCGCTAGCGGTTTGGGCGGCAGAGGTTCAGAAGAAAAGTCTTCTGGTTATTTTTCTTGTTCTCACCACCGTTTTTGGAGTGGCCTTTTTAGGAATAAAAGCCGTTGAGTATCACGAGAAGTGGGAGAAGCACCACATTCCTGGTAATCACTTCGACGTCTCGGAGTTCATTAACCCTCCCGTAAATCCCAAGACCGGCAAGTTGACAGAGAAGCCGCTGGCGCCTGACATGGCTCAGAAGACTCAGGTGTTTTTCTTCCTTTATTTTGCGATGACCGGGATGCATGCCTTCCACATGATTCTCGGTATTGGACTATTGTTCTGGCTTACCTGGCGGGCTAATCGAGGGGAGTTCTCTGCGGGATATGTTGCGCCGATTGAGAACTTCGGATTGTATTGGCACTTCGTGGATATCGTCTGGCTCTTCCTGTTCCCCTTGCTTTACCTCATCAACCGACACCCCGGCTACTAG
- a CDS encoding cytochrome C oxidase subunit IV family protein: MSEFHDPSNVLNPEHADHQIITPATYGMVFLTLLIFTGITVGAAYVDLGIFNPVVALAIASFKAVVVILFFMHVKYQSNLIKLTVAAGFFTFIVLITMTMSDYISRAWGLW, encoded by the coding sequence ATGTCCGAGTTTCACGATCCGTCGAATGTCCTCAATCCGGAGCACGCTGATCATCAGATCATCACTCCGGCCACCTATGGGATGGTCTTTTTGACCCTGCTGATCTTTACCGGGATCACGGTGGGAGCAGCTTATGTTGACCTCGGGATTTTCAATCCAGTCGTCGCGCTGGCTATTGCAAGCTTCAAGGCAGTCGTCGTTATCCTGTTCTTCATGCACGTCAAGTATCAGTCCAATCTGATCAAGTTGACGGTCGCGGCTGGATTTTTTACTTTTATCGTTTTGATCACGATGACCATGAGCGACTATATTAGCCGTGCATGGGGTCTTTGGTAG
- a CDS encoding deoxyribodipyrimidine photo-lyase codes for MANSQSASPEELIGWSKDARVTVRREGAPDPAGRCVVYWMQRAQRGIDNHAVDLAVKIANLLALPLVVYFAGISDFPHANLRHYAFLNEGLPDIEADLAARNITFIMRRAPRESHEQLLADVCAAFLIGDENPTRVPEQWRKRLASRIRIPFWTVDTDVVVPSKLMEKAQYGAYTIRPRLYRLLPEYLVPYENLHADHSWEQPKGFYVDSVHQDITRDWKDLDRSVLPVEAWKGGTSAALQRLKFFSGKLLEDYDAQRNHPEIDGTSCMSPYLHYGHIGPITIALAVDAATKKQPTLKSARDSYFNELIAWRELAVNFVRYTPNYDSPDCAEDWAKKTIADHARDEREHLYTLRQLESANTYDDLWNAAQIQMVRFGWMHNYLRMYWAKKILEWTPDVATAMKYSIHLNDKYFLDGRDPNGYAGIAWAILGKFDRAWGERPVFGKIRYMSGASTGKKFDSREYIRQMGVLPQQGSLAL; via the coding sequence ATGGCGAACTCGCAATCTGCATCCCCGGAAGAGCTCATTGGCTGGTCGAAAGATGCTCGTGTAACAGTCCGGCGGGAGGGAGCGCCGGATCCGGCTGGCAGGTGCGTTGTGTACTGGATGCAGCGGGCTCAGCGCGGTATTGATAATCATGCGGTCGATCTTGCGGTTAAGATCGCAAACCTGCTTGCCCTCCCGCTTGTGGTCTATTTTGCAGGCATCTCCGATTTTCCCCATGCTAATCTGCGCCACTACGCTTTTCTAAACGAGGGTCTTCCGGACATTGAGGCTGACCTTGCAGCTCGGAACATCACTTTCATCATGCGACGGGCGCCACGTGAATCGCATGAACAACTGCTGGCCGATGTTTGCGCCGCCTTCTTGATTGGTGATGAAAATCCTACACGTGTGCCAGAGCAATGGCGCAAGCGGTTGGCTTCGCGGATAAGGATTCCGTTCTGGACCGTAGATACCGATGTTGTAGTTCCTTCGAAGCTGATGGAAAAGGCCCAGTACGGTGCTTACACGATTCGACCTCGACTGTATCGCCTGCTGCCGGAATATCTTGTTCCCTACGAGAATCTGCACGCTGACCACTCGTGGGAGCAGCCGAAAGGATTCTATGTCGACTCTGTTCATCAGGACATAACTCGCGACTGGAAGGATCTCGACCGCAGCGTGCTGCCAGTTGAGGCCTGGAAGGGAGGGACCAGTGCTGCGCTTCAACGGCTAAAGTTTTTTTCGGGGAAACTTCTGGAGGACTACGATGCACAACGAAATCATCCCGAGATCGATGGAACCTCCTGTATGTCGCCTTATCTCCATTACGGACATATCGGCCCGATCACGATTGCGCTTGCTGTTGACGCGGCGACGAAGAAGCAACCCACGTTGAAGTCCGCACGTGACAGCTACTTCAACGAGCTGATTGCGTGGAGAGAACTCGCTGTTAATTTCGTCCGATACACGCCGAACTATGACTCGCCTGATTGTGCGGAGGACTGGGCGAAGAAGACTATCGCCGACCACGCACGTGATGAGCGGGAACATTTGTACACGTTACGCCAGCTGGAAAGCGCGAACACCTATGACGATCTATGGAACGCCGCTCAGATTCAGATGGTGCGATTCGGATGGATGCACAACTATTTAAGGATGTACTGGGCGAAGAAGATTCTGGAGTGGACCCCCGACGTCGCTACGGCGATGAAGTATTCAATCCATCTCAACGATAAATATTTTTTGGACGGTCGCGACCCAAATGGTTATGCAGGTATTGCATGGGCAATCCTAGGAAAGTTCGATCGTGCCTGGGGCGAACGGCCCGTCTTCGGCAAGATTCGCTACATGTCGGGAGCGTCCACTGGTAAAAAGTTCGATTCGAGAGAATACATCCGGCAGATGGGAGTTCTTCCCCAGCAAGGTTCGCTGGCGCTTTAG